From one Pseudomonas fluorescens genomic stretch:
- a CDS encoding RHS repeat-associated core domain-containing protein, with protein sequence MSDALWAARQGDALMHTSMMADIVSGVLEVAANVAIGVLATAAVTAALGLTVVTGGLGCFVLGAVVGIVVGVAMSKTGADKGLSRLCEGIGNFLFPPSVQANILTGSKNTHTNGKPAARAAGVIVAAAAPAGSDAAQPPAEEEEESFLDMAKGFFSQMWRPTVASPAPNTEPADDDKILCSKHPPMPPQYLAEGSSKVTINGHPACRSGDRSTCEAVIVDAGLISSNVRIGGGSIVVREIRSGKTPGIGLAITALMLLRGRGGKFYSKFGCMAIGGIASAVTSQVSGAITSAIAGSLNPVHVPTGAKILSGEEELDFSLPALIPLDWQRYYNSRDERRDGLFGAGWSVDYEVFVSIEADPEGGERLLFTDEQARVVDMGNIPRGDAVFSAGEGLSVRRALNDELLIESSTGLYRLFQPTPGNPQRLRLAQLGDRNDNRVYLDYDAGGRLLRLRDTFDEVQVQLVYSSQWPARVSHIERLYSDASSELLVSYAYDSNGDLAEVRDASGQLQRRFAYDHGRRMVEHQLPSGLRCFYEWIHAADDWRVARHWTDDGDEYRFDYDIDAGITRVTDGLQRVSSRHWNPQYQITEYTDAMGLTWRFEWNDERQLLGATDPQGGQWQYLYDESGNLCESIDPLGRSESTLWLEHWSLPRVQTDKAGNRWSYRYDQRGNCSSETDPLGHTTRYRYDERGQVVEIIDAAGKHKHLRWSDVGQLLEQVDCSGYPTRFHYDRRGYLQAVVDALGERTEYQNDAQGRVIVTQLPDGRSEQFEHDGSGQLSRYIDPAGHVLQFRYNRRGQIQLRIDPHGRQVQYSYDNYGRLLALTNENGESYRFSWDLVDRLTQQQDLDGSARRYHYGPLDNVSRLEFVPAPYGSGLALVAETALTPIVHEFARDAAGRLIAKQTDDGRTDFSYDPLDQLTAVSFTDNDGNTEQLAFAYDVAGQLVQEHSADGELQHHYDELGNLTQTQLPDGRWLNRLYYGSGHLHQLNLDGKVISDFERDRLHREVLRSQGRISTRSEYDRSGRLRSRLRRPSHQPPQLPSQVQQRFDFDPADNLVSRFNQQPGSQHQQLLHYDASGRIMASQDAGQGQSEAFAYDAAANLLDGPQAGKGLVRHNRLLTYQDKRYRYDAFGRLIEKRSSRRGVQYFSYDAEHRLIQVLSQHGGRQRRLNMRYDPLGRRTEKSEYDDHGNLLDQTRFVWDGLRLLQEHRHGQTSLYLYVQNSYEPLARVDGTGAQQQVRYYHNDLNGLPEQLTEDSGETLWQTRYQVWGNTLQEVREAHFIEEQNLRFQGQYLDRETGLHYNLFRFYDPDVGRFTQPDPIGLAGGLNLYQYAANPVGWIDPLGLNALLPGEGGVGAYGKLPGTPGDNLTGHHMPSAEYMKQKFEISRNKSIAMQMQHIYPENKGRHPMTRTYARRPFLDEKPRDALARDIWDARKIYKKQGLYTKEIQAGLRETIRQNKSTFPKIFNKPSKCGGQ encoded by the coding sequence ATGTCTGACGCTCTTTGGGCCGCCCGCCAGGGCGATGCCCTGATGCACACCTCGATGATGGCCGACATCGTCAGCGGCGTGCTGGAAGTGGCCGCCAACGTCGCCATCGGCGTCCTGGCCACTGCAGCGGTGACCGCGGCGCTGGGCCTGACCGTGGTCACCGGCGGCCTGGGCTGCTTCGTGCTCGGTGCGGTGGTGGGCATCGTCGTCGGCGTGGCCATGAGCAAGACCGGGGCCGACAAGGGCTTGAGCCGTTTATGCGAGGGCATCGGCAACTTTCTGTTCCCGCCGTCGGTACAGGCCAACATTCTCACCGGCTCGAAGAACACCCACACCAACGGCAAACCGGCTGCCCGTGCCGCAGGCGTGATCGTTGCCGCCGCGGCGCCCGCTGGCAGTGACGCCGCTCAGCCGCCGGCCGAAGAGGAAGAAGAAAGCTTCCTCGACATGGCCAAGGGCTTTTTCTCGCAGATGTGGCGGCCCACGGTCGCCAGCCCCGCGCCGAACACCGAGCCTGCCGACGACGACAAGATCCTCTGCAGCAAGCATCCGCCGATGCCGCCGCAGTACCTGGCCGAAGGCTCGAGCAAGGTCACCATCAACGGCCATCCGGCTTGTCGCAGCGGCGATCGCAGCACCTGCGAAGCGGTGATCGTCGACGCCGGGCTGATCTCAAGCAACGTGCGCATTGGCGGCGGATCGATCGTGGTCCGCGAGATTCGCAGTGGCAAGACCCCGGGCATCGGCCTGGCGATTACCGCCTTGATGCTGCTGCGCGGGCGCGGCGGCAAGTTCTACAGCAAGTTCGGTTGCATGGCGATTGGAGGCATCGCCAGCGCGGTCACCAGCCAGGTCAGCGGAGCGATCACCAGTGCCATCGCCGGCTCGCTCAACCCGGTGCATGTACCCACCGGGGCGAAGATCCTCAGTGGCGAAGAGGAACTCGACTTCAGCCTGCCAGCGCTGATCCCACTGGACTGGCAACGCTATTACAACAGCCGCGATGAACGCCGTGACGGTCTGTTCGGTGCGGGCTGGAGCGTCGACTACGAAGTCTTCGTCTCCATCGAGGCAGACCCTGAAGGCGGCGAACGCTTGCTATTCACCGACGAACAGGCGCGGGTCGTCGACATGGGCAACATTCCCCGCGGCGATGCGGTGTTCAGCGCCGGCGAGGGCCTGAGCGTGCGCCGTGCCCTCAACGACGAGCTGCTGATCGAAAGCAGCACCGGCCTCTATCGCCTGTTCCAGCCAACCCCGGGCAACCCGCAGCGCCTGCGCCTGGCGCAACTGGGTGATCGTAACGACAACCGCGTCTACCTCGACTACGACGCCGGTGGCCGCTTGCTCAGGCTGCGCGACACCTTCGATGAGGTTCAGGTCCAGCTGGTTTACAGCAGCCAATGGCCGGCGCGGGTCAGCCATATCGAGCGCCTGTACAGCGACGCCTCGAGCGAGCTGCTGGTCAGCTATGCCTACGACAGCAACGGCGATCTTGCCGAAGTCCGCGACGCGAGCGGCCAGTTGCAGCGACGCTTTGCCTACGACCACGGTCGGCGCATGGTCGAGCACCAGTTGCCCAGCGGCCTGCGCTGCTTCTACGAATGGATTCATGCGGCCGACGACTGGCGCGTCGCCCGGCACTGGACCGACGACGGCGACGAGTACCGTTTCGACTACGACATCGACGCCGGTATCACCCGGGTCACCGACGGCCTGCAGCGGGTCAGCAGTCGCCACTGGAACCCGCAGTACCAGATCACCGAATACACCGACGCCATGGGCCTGACCTGGCGCTTTGAGTGGAACGACGAGCGCCAGCTGCTGGGCGCCACCGATCCGCAAGGCGGACAATGGCAGTATCTGTACGATGAGTCCGGCAACCTCTGCGAAAGCATCGACCCGCTGGGCCGCAGCGAGTCGACCCTGTGGCTGGAACACTGGTCGCTGCCCCGGGTACAGACCGACAAGGCCGGCAATCGCTGGAGCTACCGTTACGATCAACGCGGCAACTGCAGCAGCGAAACCGATCCGCTGGGCCACACCACCCGCTACCGCTATGACGAACGCGGCCAGGTGGTGGAGATCATCGATGCGGCGGGCAAGCACAAACACTTGCGCTGGAGCGACGTGGGTCAGCTGCTTGAGCAGGTCGATTGCTCGGGCTACCCAACCCGATTCCACTACGACCGCCGCGGCTACCTGCAGGCGGTCGTCGATGCCCTTGGTGAGCGCACCGAGTACCAGAATGATGCCCAGGGCCGGGTCATCGTCACGCAGTTGCCTGACGGGCGCAGCGAACAGTTTGAGCACGATGGCAGCGGTCAGCTCAGCCGCTACATCGACCCCGCCGGGCATGTCCTGCAGTTTCGCTATAACCGCCGCGGCCAGATCCAGCTCCGCATCGACCCGCACGGTCGCCAGGTGCAGTACAGCTACGACAACTACGGTCGGCTACTGGCCTTGACCAACGAGAACGGTGAGAGCTATCGCTTTAGCTGGGACCTGGTCGACCGCCTGACCCAGCAGCAAGACCTCGACGGCAGTGCCCGGCGCTACCACTATGGGCCGCTGGATAATGTCAGTCGTCTGGAGTTTGTCCCTGCGCCATACGGTAGCGGCCTGGCCTTGGTAGCGGAAACTGCACTGACGCCGATCGTTCATGAATTCGCCCGCGATGCGGCGGGCCGGCTGATTGCCAAACAGACCGACGATGGCCGTACCGACTTCAGCTACGACCCACTCGACCAACTGACCGCCGTCAGTTTCACCGACAATGACGGCAATACCGAACAACTGGCCTTTGCCTACGATGTCGCCGGCCAGTTGGTGCAAGAACACAGTGCCGACGGTGAACTGCAGCATCACTATGACGAGCTCGGCAACCTGACCCAGACCCAGTTGCCCGACGGCCGCTGGCTCAACCGCCTGTACTACGGCAGCGGTCACCTGCACCAGTTGAATCTCGACGGCAAGGTGATCAGCGACTTCGAGCGCGATCGCCTGCACCGCGAAGTGCTGCGCAGCCAGGGCCGAATCAGTACGCGCAGCGAGTACGACCGTAGCGGCCGTTTGCGCTCGCGCCTGCGCCGCCCAAGCCACCAACCGCCACAACTACCGTCTCAGGTACAGCAACGCTTCGATTTCGACCCGGCAGACAACCTGGTCAGCCGCTTCAACCAGCAGCCCGGCAGCCAGCATCAGCAACTGCTGCACTACGATGCCAGCGGGCGGATCATGGCCAGCCAGGACGCCGGCCAGGGCCAGAGCGAGGCCTTCGCTTATGACGCCGCCGCCAACCTGCTCGACGGACCACAGGCCGGCAAAGGACTGGTGCGCCATAACCGGCTGCTGACGTACCAGGACAAGCGCTATCGCTATGACGCCTTTGGTCGCCTGATTGAAAAGCGCAGCAGCCGGCGGGGTGTGCAGTACTTCAGTTATGACGCCGAACACCGCCTGATCCAGGTACTAAGCCAGCATGGCGGTCGTCAGCGGCGGCTGAATATGCGCTACGACCCGCTGGGCCGGCGTACCGAAAAGAGCGAGTATGACGACCACGGCAACCTGCTCGACCAGACCAGGTTCGTCTGGGACGGCCTGCGTCTGCTGCAGGAACATCGCCACGGCCAGACCAGCCTCTATCTTTACGTTCAAAACAGCTACGAACCGCTGGCCCGGGTCGACGGCACCGGCGCGCAACAGCAGGTGCGCTATTACCACAACGACCTCAACGGTCTGCCCGAGCAACTGACCGAGGACAGTGGCGAAACCTTGTGGCAGACGCGTTACCAGGTCTGGGGCAATACCTTGCAGGAAGTGCGCGAAGCGCATTTCATCGAAGAGCAGAACCTCAGGTTCCAGGGCCAATACCTGGACCGCGAAACCGGCTTGCACTACAACCTGTTCCGCTTCTATGACCCGGATGTTGGACGCTTTACCCAGCCGGATCCGATCGGCCTGGCCGGCGGCCTGAACCTGTACCAGTATGCCGCCAACCCGGTGGGCTGGATCGACCCGCTCGGGCTCAACGCGTTGCTGCCCGGTGAGGGTGGTGTCGGCGCCTACGGCAAGCTTCCCGGCACGCCAGGGGACAACCTGACCGGACACCACATGCCGTCAGCCGAATACATGAAGCAAAAATTCGAAATCAGCCGCAACAAATCCATCGCCATGCAGATGCAGCATATTTATCCTGAGAACAAAGGTCGTCACCCGATGACGCGTACCTATGCACGGCGACCTTTCCTTGATGAGAAACCCAGGGACGCACTCGCTCGAGATATCTGGGACGCTCGCAAGATCTACAAGAAGCAGGGCCTTTACACCAAGGAAATTCAAGCGGGTCTGCGCGAAACGATACGGCAGAATAAAAGCACCTTCCCGAAAATATTCAACAAACCATCGAAGTGCGGAGGACAATAG
- a CDS encoding DcrB-related protein, with protein sequence MTYRLNEFQFALPDAEVQDTSINILRFANLGTSLIVSRSLLADGETLQSNFDGQLERLQQQVKDLRFQPGQAVRLGADQSVDGIELRSQFSKGNEKVYQYQLALVLPGTRKMFALSYVKAQPLGDAEAAHWAAIKQSLNFDALA encoded by the coding sequence ATGACTTATCGCCTCAACGAATTCCAGTTTGCCCTGCCCGATGCCGAGGTGCAGGACACCAGCATCAACATCCTGCGCTTTGCCAATCTCGGCACCTCTTTGATCGTCAGCCGCAGCCTGCTGGCTGACGGCGAAACCCTGCAAAGCAACTTCGACGGCCAGCTCGAGCGCCTGCAACAACAGGTCAAGGATCTGCGCTTTCAACCCGGCCAGGCCGTGCGTCTGGGCGCCGATCAGTCGGTGGACGGCATCGAGCTGCGCAGCCAGTTCAGCAAGGGCAACGAAAAGGTCTACCAGTACCAACTGGCCCTGGTACTGCCAGGCACCCGCAAGATGTTCGCCCTGAGCTACGTCAAGGCCCAGCCGCTGGGTGATGCCGAGGCCGCGCACTGGGCGGCGATCAAGCAATCGTTGAACTTCGACGCCCTGGCCTGA